One stretch of Nicotiana tabacum cultivar K326 chromosome 18, ASM71507v2, whole genome shotgun sequence DNA includes these proteins:
- the LOC107774314 gene encoding transcription factor bHLH35 isoform X1 — translation MENIGDEYKNYWETNMFLQNEELDSSYFDEAISAYYDSSSPDGAQSSLASKNIVSERNRRKKLNERLFALRAVVPNISKMDKASIIKDAIDYIQELHDQERRIQAEISELESGRSKKNTSVEFDQDGSFDAKPKRSRTLEQQYGYDSSGSTTRSSPSSSPVEVLELRVSSMGEKTVVVSLTCSKRTDTMVKVCEIFESLNIKIISANITAFSGRLLKTAFIEADEEEKELLKMRIETAIATLNDPDSPVST, via the exons ATGGAGAACATCGGTGATGAGTATAAGAATTATTGGGAAACAAACATGTTCTTACAAAACGAAGAACTCGATAG CAGCTACTTCGATGAGGCAATCTCGGCATACTATGATTCAAGCTCGCCGGACGGGGCACAATCATCGTTGGCATCCAAAAACATTGTGTCAGAAAGGAATAGGAGGAAGAAGCTAAATGAGAGGTTATTTGCACTTAGAGCTGTGGTCCCAAACATTAGCAAG ATGGATAAAGCCTCAATAATCAAAGATGCAATTGATTACATTCAAGAATTGCATGATCAAGAAAGGAGAATTCAAGCAGAGATATCAGAGCTTGAATCTGGAAGGTCAAAGAAGAATACGAGTGTTGAATTTGATCAAGATGGGAGCTTTGATGCAAAGCCTAAAAGATCAAGAACACTTGAGCAGCAGTATGGTTATGATTCTTCTGGATCAACTACAAGATCATCACCATCCTCTTCTCCTGTTGAAGTTCTTGAG ttgAGGGTATCTTCAATGGGAGAAAAAACAGTGGTGGTGAGCCTCACTTGCAGCAAAAGAACAGACACAATGGTAAAAGTTTGTGAGATCTTTGAATCTTTGAATATCAAAATCATTAGTGCAAATATCACTGCTTTCTCTGGGAGGcttctcaagacagctttcatTGAG GCTGATGAGGAAGAGAAGGAACTTTTGAAGATGAGGATTGAAACTGCTATAGCTACTCTAAATGATCCAGATAGCCCTGTGAGCACTTAG
- the LOC107774314 gene encoding transcription factor bHLH35 isoform X2: protein MENIGDEYKNYWETNMFLQNEELDSYFDEAISAYYDSSSPDGAQSSLASKNIVSERNRRKKLNERLFALRAVVPNISKMDKASIIKDAIDYIQELHDQERRIQAEISELESGRSKKNTSVEFDQDGSFDAKPKRSRTLEQQYGYDSSGSTTRSSPSSSPVEVLELRVSSMGEKTVVVSLTCSKRTDTMVKVCEIFESLNIKIISANITAFSGRLLKTAFIEADEEEKELLKMRIETAIATLNDPDSPVST from the exons ATGGAGAACATCGGTGATGAGTATAAGAATTATTGGGAAACAAACATGTTCTTACAAAACGAAGAACTCGATAG CTACTTCGATGAGGCAATCTCGGCATACTATGATTCAAGCTCGCCGGACGGGGCACAATCATCGTTGGCATCCAAAAACATTGTGTCAGAAAGGAATAGGAGGAAGAAGCTAAATGAGAGGTTATTTGCACTTAGAGCTGTGGTCCCAAACATTAGCAAG ATGGATAAAGCCTCAATAATCAAAGATGCAATTGATTACATTCAAGAATTGCATGATCAAGAAAGGAGAATTCAAGCAGAGATATCAGAGCTTGAATCTGGAAGGTCAAAGAAGAATACGAGTGTTGAATTTGATCAAGATGGGAGCTTTGATGCAAAGCCTAAAAGATCAAGAACACTTGAGCAGCAGTATGGTTATGATTCTTCTGGATCAACTACAAGATCATCACCATCCTCTTCTCCTGTTGAAGTTCTTGAG ttgAGGGTATCTTCAATGGGAGAAAAAACAGTGGTGGTGAGCCTCACTTGCAGCAAAAGAACAGACACAATGGTAAAAGTTTGTGAGATCTTTGAATCTTTGAATATCAAAATCATTAGTGCAAATATCACTGCTTTCTCTGGGAGGcttctcaagacagctttcatTGAG GCTGATGAGGAAGAGAAGGAACTTTTGAAGATGAGGATTGAAACTGCTATAGCTACTCTAAATGATCCAGATAGCCCTGTGAGCACTTAG